DNA from Tripterygium wilfordii isolate XIE 37 chromosome 4, ASM1340144v1, whole genome shotgun sequence:
GGTATATGTTTTTGAAGCATAAATTTATCTCTACAAGTCTATAGGTTCCTGTATGTTCTAATATCTATTCTTTAATCTTTCATGTAGGATCACGGAATAAGTACTTTCCTACTATGCCAGCATTGACAAGATGTAGTGCTGGGTCAAAATTGTGGACGAAGAAAGAGAGGTCACCAATCACCCAAAAGAAAAATTCTCAGGTTGCAGCAATGAATGGGGATAATTCTTTTGGGATATCGCAGATGTGCGTTCGTATAAATACTTTGCACCAAATCCGAGCTGAGTTGGAAGGTTTGGAGAAGAGGATAATTACACATTTGAGGAATTCTGAATCTGCTAACACAGAAGACTTCTCCAATGGTTTGGCGAAGAAGTTTGAACTCACACCGGCGGCTTGTGTCGAAGGTGTTCAACAACTTAGTGAGGCAGTGGCTTTCAAGTTGATTTTTCATGACCTGAGTCATGTCCTCTGGGATGGTTTGTATGTTGGGGAACCATCTTCGTCTAGGATTGAGCCTTTTCTTCAGGAACTTGAGCGGAGCTTGACAATAATTGCAGACACTGTGAATGAAAGAGTTCGTACAAGGATTATTACGGACATTATGAGAGCTTCCTTTGATGGAttcttatttgttttgcttGCCGGAGGTCCTTCTCGTTCATTCACCCAACAGGACTCTCAAATAATAGAAGATGATTTTAAATCCCTCAAAGATCTATTCTGGGCAAATGGGGATGGCTTGCCCTCTGAGTTATTAGATAAGTTTTCAACTACCATGAGAGCTGTCCTTCCCCTTTTCCGCACTGATACGGATAGCCTTATTGAACGGTTCAGACGTGTGACAATAGAAAGTTATGGCTCATCTGCAAGGTACAAACTTCCATTACCTCCAACATCAGGGGAGTGGAATCCTACTGAGCCGAACACACTTTTGCGCGTTTTGTGCAATCGTAATGATGAGGCAGCTTCGAGGTTCCTCAGGAAGACTTATAACTTGCCTAAAAAGCTATAATAAACTTGAGGCCAATCTGCGTTTGACATGCAGAACAGCATTCTGGTAGCCCAGTATATGGCTCAGATTGTAGAGACGATACTTTCCTTGTCATGCATGCTTGGCTGAATGAGGAATGCCCTGTGGAAAAGTGATCTTGTATATTCAGTCAAGAGGTTCCAAAATGAGGAGTTGAAAGAGTGGCACGGACTTCCCAATGCCTGCTGCTCAGGGATGTTTGGTGGTCTTAAAACCTTTATTTTCCCCATCTAGATTATATGTATTCCGGCTCCACCCCTATTCTTTTGTCCATTCTTTTCTGCGTTTGATTTTCCCTCAAAGTCTTGtcttttctatatatttctTACGTATCTTTATGAATTCCGCATTATATATCATAGCGATTTATTACAGTGCTGATAACTATGTTACGTGTATCATATAATCAGTAGTGCAGTCAGCAGTGCCTCTTGTTGATTGCAATTGAGAAATCATATTCTTGGATATGCTTTATTTTAGTGTCTCTTGGGTTAGGCTATTAGGCTATTGCTGATCGTAATTAGGGTTTTCAGTCCCTAAATAGGGTTATGTATTAGAATGGTACATGAAATGCTTTCTAAACACTGGTTCAATTTAAATGTTTTCCCGCTAACTGCCTTTAATGACTTTGATACGCTACCAGGTTCGAGTTCTATTATCTCTCGAGTGATTAGAGGATCCCAGCATCAAAGAATTGGGCGGCAATCAAAACACCCTGGAACACTTTCTGAGAGAGATAACCATgagacaattttatcattgaaacataactacATATTGGGCTTCATAATGTTAGTGTTTACAATTCCATCTTGTGTTTCTATCTAGCCGCCGCCACCAACCCCACCGCAAACGATACCACCGTCATCGTCGCTAACATAAGCACCCAAATTCAAGTACTTATCTTCACCAGCCCTCATATCCCTCCACCGTGCACGGCAGATCACGCAACTCGCTGACCTCCTTCCTCCGCTCCTCTTCCACTTCAACAAACACTCCTCGTGAATCATATTCCTACACGTCCCACAAGCTGCCACTCGCTCTCCTGTATCCATCTCATCCAAACAAACCGGACACACCGTCCCTTCTTGAATCTCAATCGCCGATCTCTGCGGCCTCGATTGAAAAAAAAGTTCATGAAATGCCCGCCTAAGAGCCTCCCCGGCAAATGACTCAGGCAACGTAGGCAGCCCAAGTAGGCGGCTGAGCTGGCACGGCCGCAATGTCCTCCTTCGCAGACACGTGTCGTCGAGAGAGACACCGAGGACTCGGATTAGGACGAATAATATGTGTTTGCAGGGTGTGGTCCTGTCAGGGCAGGTGCAAGAAGGGGTGGTGGATAGGATCACAGTGTACACATTCCCTGTAGCGCCTAATACGAAGAAGTTGGATTCGGATCGGTGGAGAAGGCGGAGGCGGTGACGGATAGCGCGGACGATTCTTTCGGCCACCGGTAGCGTCTGTCGGTAGCGGGTGTACGGCAGGGATGAGGTGGAAGAGAAGGAGTCCATATTTGATTTGAGCAGGCGAATGTGGTGGTTGAAATGCTATTTTAGGTCATGATATGGGATTAttctttgtgtaatttggagAGATAACGCGTACAACCGTGCAAGTTAACGAAAATAGTGGCACGTTAGGGACTTCCAAACTTCGGCGAAGGTTTACAGTTTACTATTAAGGCACGTCACGGTCCTCACGAACCAACGTCCTTCACTCCTTCAGTGCAAATTTAACCTAAAACGGTTCGTTTTAACGTATCCCTTCCTGCAGCATTAAAACGGTGCGTTTATTACACGTAACTTACGGAACGACGACGTTGCATTCATACTCTTTATTTTATCTTCCTAGTAGCTGCGTCTTCGGCTGCTATTCATACTTGATATGATTTTTTCGGCTCGTTCTCCCAATCATTCGTCACTCAATTTCAGTCTCTAATTGATGGGCAACAAATCTTCGCAGCCTTCGAACAAGGTAGCACTTCGAGTTTTCCTTCATAGTCACTTCTCATATTCTATGATTTATCTCTGTTTTTCACTCTTGTTGATTACCGATCAAGTGTCAGAAAGGAGGTAAGAAAATGAATTTGAAGTCACTAGACTCACTACATACTGTGTCATGCTGTTTTACTTGAAATAAAATCCCCCAACTGAAGTTTAAGCTCAGTTGCGAGGGTTAATCACTTAGCATCACAATGACGATTGACGAGGGGTATCTAATACAAGAAGTGTACTTGAATTCGAGGTTCAGCATTTGGgctttgttttatgttttcaacAGCCAGATGGTGTCCCTCTTAAATAGGTGATGTTTGGTTGCAGCAATATAATAGCAATTGAAATTTTAAACCCTTTTTGTAGTTGAAATAGGTTTGCCTATCAAATTATTATCTGAAATAGCCTAGATGATTGTAATAGCCCCACTCTGAGACGAGGTTTTGATTTTTCCTTCCGACCCAgattttggaaatcgtttcttTTTGAGTTCTACGAGAATTTTCTACCACTCTTCTTAGCAACCCTGCGCGTTCTATTTTTCTAATATGGTAGTTAAGGTAAGTCTTTTGTATAGTTTCTCTGAGTTATGGTTGATAAGTTTATTTTAATGTCTGCAGAAGCAAGAAAAGGAATGGTTGACTGGGAGTTTCAGGCCAGAAAACTTCATTCCAGGCCTCATCATTGGTTTCATCTCTGGgttattgtttgatttgttgaatCCCCCTAACACTCATGTAAAGAAGAGGAATTTCTTATCGGGGAAATTCCAACCACAACAAGCAATCTCAAACAATGGTGATCAAGAGATGAAAATGGTTTGCCTTTAAGTgctttgatttcttcttctaCAATACCTTGTTTCCTTTTGAGTTAGCACATGAAGTGCATTCATCACCTATTCATCTAtgggtttgaaattgcagtctCCTCTCTTTAAAAAAGAATGGAGGCACCAGTCAAGCTCAAGCCAGGTCAACAGGAAAATGACCCTTTTAAAAAAGTGGTAATGTTAATGATATGGGCTCAACCTAACCCAGCAATATTGATTATtggatttttttcaaaaaatagtctAGATGGTAAATTGGTAAAAGACAAGGCAAAAAGATATCGACTAGATTTTGAGTCTTTCACTGCAGTTTCCTGCACTTGTttcaatttgtttcaatttttttcatgCAGTGCGCGACGTGTTTGCTTTGGTGAAAGTGTAATCTTTACCCTTGTCTAGCTATGCCATTATCCTataggttttttctttttctttttcattttgatttttcaatatGGCGACATGGAGAAATGCTGGGGAAAATTGGAGGTCGGAGTGTGCTT
Protein-coding regions in this window:
- the LOC119996449 gene encoding uncharacterized protein LOC119996449, yielding MDSFSSTSSLPYTRYRQTLPVAERIVRAIRHRLRLLHRSESNFFVLGATGNVYTVILSTTPSCTCPDRTTPCKHILFVLIRVLGVSLDDTCLRRRTLRPCQLSRLLGLPTLPESFAGEALRRAFHELFFQSRPQRSAIEIQEGTVCPVCLDEMDTGERVAACGTCRNMIHEECLLKWKRSGGRRSASCVICRARWRDMRAGEDKYLNLGAYVSDDDGGIVCGGVGGGG